Proteins encoded by one window of Arachis hypogaea cultivar Tifrunner chromosome 1, arahy.Tifrunner.gnm2.J5K5, whole genome shotgun sequence:
- the LOC112701913 gene encoding mavicyanin — MATNIGILLLLIVASSLAQAAQHVVPWMIPTTQGSSFYSNLLAKTTFNLNDILVFNYTTGTHNVVTLSKDDFKDCSVKNKMETFEVGPTMIKLNRTGEYYFACAFPAHCSLGQKLSVNVMASSSSPEAAPAVAPSSPASRLSVAATFSVLLMLIAINILF; from the exons ATGGCTACTAACATTGGAATTCTACTGCTACTAATTGTGGCATCATCACTAGCACAAGCTGCACAGCATGTAGTTCCATGGATGATTCCTACTACTCAAGGCTCCTCCTTCTACTCCAATTTGCTTGCTAAAACTACATTCAATCTAAACGACATTCTTG TCTTCAACTACACAACTGGGACACATAATGTTGTCACACTTTCAAAGGATGATTTCAAAGATTGCAGTGTCAAGAACAAGATGGAAACATTTGAGGTTGGACCTACAATGATCAAGCTCAATCGAACCGGAGAATACTATTTCGCCTGCGCCTTCCCGGCTCATTGCTCCCTTGGCCAGAAGCTTAGTGTCAATGTCAtggcctcttcttcttccccGGAGGCTGCACCAGCCGTGGCTCCTTCGTCCCCGGCGTCACGCCTCTCTGTTGCTGCTACTTTCTCTGTTCTTCTCATGCTCATTGCCATAAACATCTTGTTCTAG
- the LOC112701895 gene encoding glucan endo-1,3-beta-glucosidase 14 gives MANHISSSCFLHGPFHLLFLLSFAQMVPLTVQTFTGTYGINYGRIADNIPSPDQVVTLLRAAKIRNVRIYDADHSVLKAFSGTGFNLVIGLPNGQLQDMSSNADHALNWVKDNVQSFLPGTPIRGIAVGNEVLGGEDYSLWGELLGAAKNIYNATKKLNLHEQIEISTANSFAVFSNSYPPSSCKFKDSVTQYMKPLLEFFSQIGSPFCLNAYPSLAYASDPEHIDLNYALFQPTKGIYDPKFRLHYDNMLDAQIDAAYSALENAGFNKMEVIVTETGWASNGDPNEAGANMTNARTYNYNLRKRLAKRKGTPHRPKNIVKAYIFAVFNEDSKPGASSERNYGLFKADGNISYDIGFHGLNAARSSRLSLKSISADSMATMIVSLCALMLLIF, from the exons atggccaatcacatctcttcttcttgctttcttcatgGCCCCTTTCACCTACTCTTCTTGCTCTCCTTCGCTCAAATGG tgcCCTTAACAGTGCAAACATTCACCGGAACATACGGTATAAATTATGGGAGGATTGCAGATAACATCCCCTCACCTGATCAAGTTGTTACTCTTCTCAGAGCAGCAAAAATAAGGAATGTTAGAATCTATGATGCTGATCACAGTGTTCTCAAGGCATTCAGTGGAACTGGGTTTAATCTTGTTATTGGACTTCCCAATGGGCAGCTGCAAGACATGAGTTCGAACGCAGATCATGCTCTGAACTGGGTCAAAGACAATGTGCAGTCGTTTCTTCCGGGCACGCCTATTCGTGGAATTGCCGTTGGGAATGAAGTTTTGGGTGGGGAAGACTACAGTTTGTGGGGGGAACTTTTGGGTGctgcaaaaaatatttataacgcTACGAAGAAACTTAATCTACATGAGCAAATTGAGATCTCTACGGCTAACTCGTTTGCTGTATTTTCGAATTCATACCCTCCCTCCTCTTGTAAGTTTAAGGACAGTGTTACTCAGTATATGAAGCCACTATTGGAGTTCTTCTCACAAATTGGCTctcctttctgtttgaatgcttaccCTTCCCTAGCCTACGCAAGTGATCCAGAACATATAGATTTGAATTATGCTCTCTTTCAACCGACAAAGGGAATTTATGATCCGAAGTTTCGTCTGCACTATGATAACATGCTTGATGCTCAGATTGATGCAGCTTATTCTGCTTTGGAGAATGCTGGATTTAACAAAATGGAAGTCATAGTTACTGAGACTGGGTGGGCCTCGAATGGAGATCCAAATGAAGCCGGAGCAAACATGACTAATGCGAGGACGTACAATTATAATCTGCGTAAAAGGCTTGCGAAGAGGAAAGGAACTCCACATAGGCCTAAAAATATTGTGAAGGCATACATCTTTGCGGTTTTCAATGAGGATTCGAAGCCTGGAGCAAGTTCTGAGAGGAACTATGGACTGTTCAAGGCAGATGGTAATATATCATATGATATTGGATTTCACGGACTTAATGCAGCGCGATCATCTCGCTTATCTCTGAAG AGTATAAGTGCTGATAGCATGGCCACCATGATAGTATCTCTGTGTGCTTTGATGCTGCTGATTTTCTGA